In Candidatus Eisenbacteria bacterium, the following are encoded in one genomic region:
- a CDS encoding glycosyltransferase family 39 protein, with product MTKTKSHSAKRRDQERGRRFSKRHPRTAELLRDALCFGTIAAATLLVYHRATHYFFAQDDFTSLWIAGEAPKTFWRILSSFVYFRAAGSLFGLNPVAFHVASLLLHMANGALVFLLARAFSAGRMASLVAAILFVVHPALYFPIYAISSIGEILSCLFVLSASLYLLRARKPEAPAAIPIVCILFAASLLSKETTIAFPVLAIFIFAARGVRIRRALPVLLALALVAVVYGALFYFADVFGIKQVVSNAFGTKEAPSPGGAAYATSLGPELLTCLQTYFKWTFNVFEGWRHFQFNVLDKRALVWLLLGVVLFLLLLGRRGAHRVKSAYGVSWFLLMLLPVIPLTNHPYHYYLYVPLAGLCPAVGVVLARWLRKSSGETLASVCIIVFFVVNSALLMSKTESATVSNSDRRKDSVFDRAIVAGNLIGDLRDVELSRGTKLVLISPLREITKGRMAENRWLVMGGSYWDTNLRSAVAEGLGVRLFFPQVDTVAFAEELTPEYNGFLAFGYLWNGHLRPLSPQETSPRPGP from the coding sequence ATGACCAAGACGAAGAGCCATTCCGCAAAGAGACGCGATCAGGAGAGAGGACGTCGTTTCTCCAAGAGACATCCCAGGACGGCGGAGCTCTTGAGGGACGCGCTCTGCTTCGGCACGATTGCCGCGGCGACGCTACTCGTCTACCACAGGGCGACGCACTATTTCTTCGCACAGGATGACTTCACGAGCCTCTGGATTGCCGGAGAGGCGCCGAAGACCTTCTGGAGAATTCTCTCAAGCTTCGTCTACTTCCGCGCCGCAGGCTCGCTATTCGGCCTCAATCCAGTCGCCTTTCACGTGGCCTCTCTCTTGCTGCACATGGCAAACGGTGCTCTCGTCTTTCTTCTCGCCAGAGCGTTCTCCGCCGGCAGAATGGCCTCGCTGGTGGCGGCAATACTGTTCGTCGTGCACCCGGCGCTCTATTTTCCGATCTATGCAATCTCGTCGATAGGAGAGATTCTCAGTTGCCTCTTTGTCTTGTCGGCATCGCTCTACCTGCTGAGGGCCAGGAAACCCGAGGCCCCGGCCGCGATTCCCATTGTTTGCATTCTTTTTGCCGCCTCGCTACTTTCAAAGGAAACGACCATCGCCTTTCCTGTGCTTGCCATCTTCATTTTTGCCGCGAGGGGGGTAAGAATCAGGAGGGCGCTCCCTGTTCTCCTGGCCCTGGCACTGGTGGCCGTGGTCTACGGAGCCCTATTCTACTTCGCCGACGTCTTCGGGATAAAGCAAGTCGTCTCCAACGCCTTCGGGACGAAGGAAGCCCCTTCGCCGGGAGGGGCAGCGTATGCAACATCCCTGGGACCTGAGTTGCTCACCTGCCTTCAGACGTACTTCAAGTGGACCTTCAACGTTTTTGAGGGGTGGCGCCACTTTCAATTCAACGTTCTCGACAAACGCGCGCTTGTTTGGCTACTTCTCGGCGTCGTCTTGTTCCTGCTCCTGCTTGGTCGGCGCGGCGCACACAGAGTGAAAAGTGCGTACGGCGTATCCTGGTTCCTTCTCATGCTGCTTCCCGTGATCCCCCTCACGAACCACCCCTATCACTACTACCTTTACGTCCCTCTCGCCGGTCTGTGTCCGGCAGTCGGGGTAGTGCTTGCCCGGTGGCTCAGGAAGAGTTCAGGCGAGACTCTTGCCTCGGTGTGCATAATTGTGTTTTTCGTCGTGAATTCCGCGCTCTTGATGTCAAAGACCGAAAGCGCCACCGTCTCGAACAGCGACAGGAGAAAGGATTCCGTCTTCGACCGGGCAATTGTGGCAGGGAATCTCATCGGCGACCTGCGAGACGTCGAACTCTCCCGGGGAACGAAGCTCGTTCTGATAAGTCCCCTCAGGGAGATAACGAAGGGAAGAATGGCGGAGAATCGCTGGCTTGTCATGGGAGGTTCCTACTGGGACACGAACTTGCGTTCTGCCGTGGCCGAGGGACTTGGTGTGAGGCTATTCTTTCCCCAGGTGGACACCGTGGCCTTCGCAGAGGAGCTGACCCCCGAGTACAACGGGTTTCTCGCCTTTGGCTACTTGTGGAACGGTCACTTGAGGCCTCTCTCGCCCCAAGAGACATCCCCTCGGCCAGGCCCTTAG
- a CDS encoding oligopeptide transporter, OPT family, protein MSTEQFRPFVSAERRIPEFTVQAVVLGLALGLIMTAANVYLGLYAGMTVSASIPAAVISMGILKGIMKRGTILENNMVQTIASAGESLAAGAIFTIPALVIAGVWTNFKFWPVTLIAMFGGVLGVVFMIPLRRPLIVERSGLPYPEGVACAEVLEVGETKGSGVLYVFSAIGLSVVFKFLVSAYSVIKGTVQAAWSVGQTAFYAGCDMSVALLGVGFIIGPNVSALVFLGGAIAWVAGIPILVAHQGTGGGDLLEGLNSLWESQIRYMGVGAMVVGGITSIIEVRHGIMSGLRHTVLGYSGSGSSELLLRTEQDMKSKLLVSIALAAIVPTFFLYGQLTGSGSIAVVAGIAMVVAGFFFVAVSSYIVGLVGSSNNPVSGMAICTVLFATGMLLLLGMRGAGGIVGALGVAGVVCCATCTAGDISQDLKTGYLVGATPWKQQVGEIIGVILPAFIIAPILTVLHSAHGIGVAVREGVPALRAPQATLFASITKTMFSGQSLPWTMVSIGAGIGLLLVIVDAFLKKANSPFRTYVMPVAVGIYLPFSLSVPILFGGLLNLVVFRLLRKRGEGEQKRALHNGVLFSSGLIAGESITGVIVALLIFLKLKLPRTLIDSNLLSLILFAGSMAALFWIAMRERGKTA, encoded by the coding sequence ATGAGTACGGAGCAGTTTCGTCCCTTCGTTTCGGCAGAGAGGAGAATCCCCGAGTTCACAGTTCAGGCCGTGGTGCTGGGCCTGGCACTGGGCCTCATCATGACGGCGGCAAACGTGTATCTGGGTCTCTACGCTGGAATGACTGTTTCTGCGAGTATCCCGGCTGCGGTGATCTCCATGGGAATACTCAAGGGAATAATGAAGAGGGGAACGATTCTCGAAAACAACATGGTGCAGACCATCGCTTCGGCAGGGGAGTCGCTGGCTGCGGGGGCGATCTTCACCATTCCGGCCCTCGTGATAGCGGGTGTGTGGACGAATTTCAAGTTCTGGCCGGTGACGCTGATTGCGATGTTCGGAGGCGTTCTCGGCGTGGTCTTCATGATACCGCTACGAAGGCCTCTCATAGTCGAGCGGAGCGGGCTTCCTTATCCCGAGGGTGTCGCCTGCGCCGAGGTGCTGGAAGTGGGAGAGACGAAGGGCTCAGGGGTCTTGTACGTTTTCTCTGCGATAGGTCTGAGCGTCGTCTTCAAGTTCCTGGTCTCGGCGTATTCCGTCATAAAGGGAACCGTGCAGGCCGCCTGGAGTGTGGGTCAGACAGCGTTCTACGCCGGTTGCGACATGTCGGTCGCCCTTCTAGGCGTGGGTTTCATAATCGGGCCGAATGTCTCTGCGCTGGTTTTCTTGGGCGGCGCCATTGCGTGGGTAGCAGGCATTCCAATTCTCGTGGCTCACCAAGGCACAGGCGGTGGAGATCTCCTCGAGGGTCTGAATAGTCTGTGGGAGAGCCAGATAAGATACATGGGCGTTGGCGCCATGGTTGTGGGTGGAATCACATCGATCATCGAAGTAAGGCATGGGATAATGAGCGGACTCCGACACACCGTCCTGGGCTACTCGGGTTCGGGTTCATCTGAGCTCCTCCTCCGCACGGAACAGGACATGAAGAGCAAACTACTTGTCAGCATAGCTCTCGCTGCCATTGTCCCCACCTTCTTTCTGTACGGTCAGTTGACCGGCAGCGGGAGTATCGCCGTTGTAGCGGGCATAGCCATGGTTGTTGCAGGCTTCTTCTTCGTGGCCGTTTCGAGCTACATCGTCGGTCTGGTCGGAAGCTCGAACAATCCTGTTTCCGGAATGGCGATATGCACGGTTCTCTTTGCAACCGGAATGCTTCTCCTTTTGGGAATGCGTGGGGCGGGCGGTATTGTGGGGGCGTTGGGCGTGGCCGGAGTCGTGTGCTGCGCTACGTGCACTGCCGGCGACATCTCCCAGGATCTGAAGACAGGCTACTTGGTGGGCGCCACGCCGTGGAAGCAGCAGGTGGGTGAAATCATAGGTGTCATCTTGCCCGCGTTCATAATCGCTCCGATTCTGACGGTCCTTCACTCGGCTCACGGAATCGGCGTCGCCGTGAGAGAGGGTGTGCCTGCGTTGCGCGCGCCTCAGGCGACTCTCTTCGCCAGCATCACGAAGACCATGTTCAGCGGCCAATCACTCCCGTGGACGATGGTCTCGATAGGCGCGGGCATCGGCCTCCTCCTGGTGATCGTTGACGCCTTCCTCAAGAAGGCGAACTCGCCCTTCAGAACATACGTGATGCCGGTGGCGGTGGGCATCTACCTTCCCTTCAGCCTTTCCGTACCGATCCTCTTCGGCGGCCTTCTGAATCTCGTTGTGTTTAGGCTGCTGAGAAAGAGGGGAGAGGGCGAGCAGAAGCGGGCACTTCACAACGGCGTTCTCTTCAGCTCCGGGTTGATCGCGGGCGAGTCCATAACGGGCGTGATTGTGGCTCTCCTGATATTCCTCAAATTGAAGCTCCCGAGGACGCTCATCGATAGTAATCTGCTCTCACTGATTCTGTTCGCGGGCTCGATGGCTGCTCTTTTTTGGATAGCGATGAGGGAGCGCGGCAAGACGGCCTAG